One window of the Gemmatimonadaceae bacterium genome contains the following:
- a CDS encoding cytochrome c3 family protein has product MKVTIRRLIVPVVLLVATAALAMQQSRAPFPHAQHAKLFPTCAGCHSGIVSGDSALMFPSPDDCAQCHNGSDVRRIAWTGPSARVTNLKFSHTEHATMSAQGGTAADCANCHGLQAGRDTAWMHIAGADPSACLACHRAPQHLAASADCSTCHKTLVQATTLSATAIAAFPKPSSHSNPDWLARHAPQNAGQMAQCAICHARESCARCHPNADKLPAIKALGSDARVASLVRNVLPVYFTPAAHRETKWAYGHGADARANPQTCASCHTQTSCRSCHIGNLGADVIAKLPDAKPGRAPGVVLVKASRAGAAPLDAAPPARAVNAAEVTRPLAPQDTVLMRVHVHPDGFATNHKSAAASGQLNCQGCHQPRDCTSCHDGVSTRRDFHPDDFMARHANSAYTQDQNCSSCHRVETFCRSCHQKSGIATTGGVRGTAHTGQPLWLLQHGQAARQGLTTCTSCHQQRDCLRCHSSLGMHVNPHGPDFNAQAMGSRNMQMCMVCHLTNPLKK; this is encoded by the coding sequence ATGAAGGTCACCATCCGGCGCCTGATCGTTCCCGTGGTCCTCCTGGTGGCGACGGCGGCGCTCGCCATGCAGCAATCGCGGGCTCCGTTCCCGCACGCGCAGCATGCCAAGCTCTTCCCGACGTGCGCGGGCTGCCACAGCGGGATCGTCAGCGGCGACTCGGCGCTCATGTTCCCGAGTCCGGATGACTGCGCGCAGTGCCACAACGGCAGCGACGTCCGGCGCATCGCGTGGACGGGGCCGTCCGCGCGCGTGACGAATCTCAAGTTCTCGCACACCGAGCACGCGACGATGTCGGCGCAGGGCGGCACCGCCGCCGACTGCGCCAACTGTCACGGACTGCAGGCCGGGCGCGACACGGCGTGGATGCACATCGCGGGCGCGGATCCCTCCGCGTGCCTCGCGTGCCATCGGGCGCCGCAGCACCTGGCCGCCTCCGCCGACTGTTCCACCTGTCACAAAACGCTCGTCCAGGCCACGACTCTCTCGGCGACGGCGATCGCGGCGTTCCCGAAGCCGTCGTCGCACAGCAATCCCGACTGGCTGGCCAGGCACGCGCCGCAGAACGCCGGCCAGATGGCCCAGTGCGCCATCTGCCATGCGAGAGAGAGTTGCGCGCGCTGCCATCCCAACGCCGACAAGCTGCCCGCCATCAAGGCGCTGGGCAGCGACGCGCGGGTGGCATCGCTCGTGCGCAACGTCTTGCCGGTGTACTTCACGCCGGCGGCGCACCGCGAGACCAAGTGGGCGTACGGCCATGGGGCGGACGCCCGCGCCAATCCGCAGACCTGCGCAAGCTGCCACACGCAGACCAGTTGCCGCTCCTGCCACATCGGTAATCTGGGAGCCGACGTCATCGCGAAGCTGCCCGACGCGAAGCCGGGCCGGGCGCCCGGCGTGGTGTTGGTGAAAGCCTCGCGCGCAGGCGCAGCGCCGCTCGATGCGGCGCCGCCCGCCCGCGCGGTGAACGCGGCCGAGGTGACCCGGCCCCTCGCGCCGCAGGACACGGTCCTGATGCGCGTGCACGTGCATCCCGACGGCTTCGCCACCAACCACAAGTCCGCCGCGGCCAGCGGACAACTCAACTGCCAGGGTTGCCATCAGCCGCGCGACTGCACGTCGTGTCACGACGGGGTCTCGACCCGGCGGGATTTCCATCCCGACGATTTCATGGCGCGGCACGCCAACAGCGCGTACACGCAGGACCAGAACTGCAGCTCCTGCCACCGCGTCGAAACGTTCTGCCGGTCGTGCCACCAGAAGAGCGGCATCGCCACCACGGGCGGGGTCCGCGGCACGGCCCACACCGGACAGCCGCTGTGGCTGCTGCAGCACGGGCAGGCGGCGCGTCAGGGGCTCACCACGTGCACCAGCTGCCACCAGCAGCGCGACTGCCTGCGCTGCCACTCGAGCCTGGGAATGCACGTCAATCCGCATGGACCCGACTTCAACGCGCAGGCCATGGGATCACGCAACATGCAGATGTGCATGGTATGCCACCTGACGAATCCGCTGAAGAAATGA